In one Babylonia areolata isolate BAREFJ2019XMU chromosome 12, ASM4173473v1, whole genome shotgun sequence genomic region, the following are encoded:
- the LOC143288570 gene encoding sulfotransferase 1B1-like, producing the protein MSRVAHTKDCHGNDVHFGNTGELWIVPSPNVKDFREHLKKIRHFEMRDDDVILASFPRSGAFWHHEIISMLLHNTTDYVGHIEDVHFDWTAFDQLPRPDGPQTYATHFRYRLLPQQAREKKVKVIYCYRNPKDCWVSYYNYSIGMKLMHFYEGTWTHFFDMMNNTGYWYGDWFDHVLEWEEAMNNHPDVIFPSCYELMKKDPVGQIMKMDQFLGLNRGREMCEKIAKACQFSNMKAAKEPQNPELYGEKAWKKGNPGFYRKGEIGDWKNWFTVAQSEQLDAVFKKRMSESKLPVIFE; encoded by the exons ATGAGCAGAGTTGCTCATACGAAAGATTGCCATGGCAATGACGTTCACTTCGGAAACACTGGGGAGCTGTGGATAGTCCCATCTCCAAACGTCAAAGACTTCAGGGAACACCTGAAAAAGATACGTCATTTCGAAATGCGGGATGATGACGTCATTCTTGCGTCATTTCCCAGAAGTG GTGCCTTCTGGCATCATGAGATCATCAGTATGCTGCTGCACAACACCACAGACTACGTGGGTCACATTGAGGATGTTCACTTTGACTGGACAGCTTTTGACCAGCTGCCCAGACCTGATGGGCCACAGACCTACGCCACCCATTTCAg GTATCGCCTTCTACCCCAGCAGGCAagagagaagaaggtgaaggtcatCTACTGTTACCGGAACCCCAAAGACTGCTGGGTGTCGTATTACAATTATAGCATTGGCATGAAACTGATGCACTTCTATGAGGGCACCTGGACCCATTTCTTCGACATGATGAACAACACTGGGT attgGTACGGGGACTGGTTTGATCACGTGTTGGAATGGGAGGAGGCAATGAACAATCATCCTGACGTGATCTTCCCCTCCTGCTATGAGCTGATGAAGAAG GACCCTGTGGGACAGATCATGAAGATGGACCAGTTCCTGGGCCTCAACAGGGGCCGGGAAATGTGTGAGAAGATCGCCAAAGCCTGCCAGTTCTCTAATATGAAGGCAGCCAAAGAACCACAGAACCCCGAGTTATACGGAGAGAAGGCGTGGAAGAAGGGGAATCCCGGATTCTACCGAAAAG GGGAGATCGGAGACTGGAAGAACTGGTTCACTGTGGCACAGAGCGAACAACTTGACGCTGTCTTCAAGAAACGGATGTCAGAGAGTAAGCTGCCCGTCATCTTCGAATGA